Proteins encoded together in one Sphingomonas radiodurans window:
- the rpsF gene encoding 30S ribosomal protein S6, producing the protein MALYEHVFLARQDLAQAQVDAMAEAVTKIVTDHQGKVIKTESWGLRSMAYRVSKNRKAHYVMLEFDAPGNTVAEIERQHSISEDVIRYMTVKVDEHEAGPSVMMRKQERDRERGRRREEENA; encoded by the coding sequence ATGGCTCTTTACGAGCACGTGTTCCTTGCGCGCCAGGATTTGGCACAGGCGCAAGTGGATGCGATGGCAGAAGCCGTCACCAAGATCGTGACCGATCACCAGGGCAAGGTCATTAAGACCGAGAGTTGGGGCCTGCGTAGCATGGCCTATCGCGTCTCGAAGAACCGCAAGGCACATTACGTCATGCTCGAATTCGACGCTCCCGGTAACACCGTTGCCGAGATCGAGCGCCAGCATTCGATCAGCGAAGACGTGATCCGCTACATGACCGTCAAGGTCGACGAGCATGAAGCCGGCCCGTCGGTGATGATGCGCAAGCAAGAGCGGGATCGCGAGCGCGGTCGTCGTCGCGAAGAGGAGAACGCATAA
- the rpsR gene encoding 30S ribosomal protein S18: MARPFFRRRKSCPFSAKDAPRIDYKDVRLLQGFVSERGKIVPSRITSVSAKKQRELAQAIKRARHLGLLPYVVK; the protein is encoded by the coding sequence ATGGCCCGTCCCTTCTTCCGCCGCCGCAAGAGCTGCCCCTTCTCGGCTAAGGACGCTCCCCGGATCGATTACAAGGACGTACGTCTGCTGCAGGGCTTCGTGTCCGAGCGTGGCAAGATCGTCCCTTCGCGCATCACCTCGGTAAGCGCAAAGAAGCAGCGCGAGCTCGCCCAGGCGATCAAGCGCGCGCGTCACCTGGGGCTGCTGCCCTACGTCGTTAAGTAA
- the rplI gene encoding 50S ribosomal protein L9, which yields MDVILLERVDKLGGIGDVVKVKDGFARNFLLPNKKAMRANEANRRVFESNRARIEADNANRRAEAETEAKTFKDASVTIIRQASNAGQLYGSVAVRDLVDALNEAGHKVPKSAIVLDRPLKAIGLYEVKVSLHPEVPVMVRVNIARSPEEAEMQAQGVDVMAQVFEEGRDQGGFLEAFDPNAEPGATAEVQDEPA from the coding sequence ATGGACGTCATCCTGCTTGAGCGCGTCGATAAACTCGGCGGCATTGGCGACGTAGTTAAGGTGAAGGACGGGTTCGCCCGCAACTTCCTGCTGCCGAACAAGAAGGCGATGCGCGCCAACGAGGCGAACCGTCGCGTGTTCGAATCGAACCGCGCGCGGATCGAGGCCGACAACGCAAACCGTCGCGCCGAAGCCGAGACGGAGGCCAAGACCTTCAAGGACGCTTCGGTCACGATCATCCGCCAGGCCTCGAACGCTGGTCAGCTGTACGGCTCGGTCGCGGTTCGCGATCTGGTCGATGCGCTGAACGAGGCGGGCCACAAGGTGCCCAAATCGGCGATCGTGCTCGATCGTCCGCTGAAGGCGATCGGCCTGTACGAGGTGAAGGTCTCGCTGCATCCGGAAGTGCCGGTGATGGTCCGCGTGAACATCGCCCGCTCGCCGGAAGAGGCCGAGATGCAGGCGCAGGGCGTCGATGTCATGGCGCAGGTCTTCGAAGAAGGCCGTGACCAGGGCGGCTTCCTCGAGGCTTTCGACCCTAACGCAGAGCCCGGCGCCACCGCCGAGGTTCAGGACGAGCCAGCGTAG